From a region of the Bradyrhizobium sp. KBS0727 genome:
- a CDS encoding molybdopterin biosynthesis protein yields MSKTPLPKNPAKNPNSADQDQFLTILSREDALARFEAALFPRAVPCETRPFAEALGCALAEDVVAPIDVPPFDRSNVDGFAVRSADLASAGEASPVRMMLNDEVIACGVAPMRPVLSGTATSIATGGPLPRGADAIVMVEHTQPAGPRAIEIRRAASPGQFVSYAGSDIARGEALLRAGTIIGSREIGMLAACGIAQVAVARRPRVAILSTGDELVQPGQPLRPAAIYDTNGAIVTAAITENGGEARFLGAIADDEALLEAAMRDALETCDMLVLSGGTSKGAGDVSHRIIGRLGRPGIIAHGVALKPGKPLCLAVCDGKPVIILPGFPTSAMFTFHDMIVPVLRRMAGLPPRSDAKVSAKIPVRIASELGRTEFVMVSLVEGADGLIAYPTGKGSGAITSFAQADGFLRIDALAEQLPAGTQAEVTLFTPHVRVPDLVIVGSHCTGLDLVTAPLARAGLIVRSIAVGSLGGLAAAKRGECDFAPIHLFDEKTETYNTPYLAEGLELVPGWRRMQGIVFRKGDRRFESLSAEHAVRAALADPACIMVNRNQGAGTRILIDRLLGGATPDGYWNQPRSHNAVAAAVAQHRADWGMTIAPVAHASNLGFIPFAEEHYDFALVKARKQRPAMQAFLDALVSHEGRAALEQAGFRPA; encoded by the coding sequence ATGAGCAAGACGCCGCTGCCGAAAAATCCTGCGAAAAATCCGAATAGCGCCGATCAGGACCAGTTCCTGACCATTCTGTCGCGTGAAGATGCGCTGGCGCGGTTCGAAGCAGCGCTGTTTCCGCGTGCCGTGCCGTGCGAGACCCGCCCGTTTGCAGAAGCGCTCGGCTGTGCGCTCGCCGAAGACGTGGTGGCGCCGATCGACGTGCCACCGTTCGACCGCTCCAATGTCGACGGCTTCGCGGTGCGTTCCGCCGATCTGGCGTCAGCCGGCGAAGCGTCACCGGTGCGGATGATGCTGAACGATGAGGTGATCGCCTGCGGCGTTGCGCCCATGCGGCCGGTGCTGTCGGGGACGGCGACTTCCATCGCAACCGGCGGCCCGCTGCCGCGCGGGGCCGATGCCATCGTGATGGTCGAACACACCCAGCCGGCAGGCCCGCGCGCCATCGAGATCCGCCGCGCGGCCTCGCCCGGGCAATTCGTGTCCTATGCCGGCTCCGACATCGCGCGCGGCGAGGCGCTGCTGCGCGCCGGCACCATCATCGGCTCGCGCGAGATCGGCATGCTGGCGGCCTGCGGCATCGCGCAGGTCGCCGTCGCGCGCCGGCCGCGTGTCGCGATCCTCTCCACTGGCGACGAACTGGTGCAGCCCGGCCAACCCTTGAGACCGGCCGCGATCTACGACACCAACGGCGCGATCGTCACCGCCGCGATCACCGAGAACGGCGGCGAGGCTCGCTTCCTCGGCGCGATCGCCGATGACGAAGCGCTGCTCGAAGCCGCGATGCGCGATGCGCTCGAAACCTGCGACATGCTGGTGCTGTCGGGTGGCACCTCGAAAGGCGCGGGCGATGTCTCCCACCGCATCATCGGCCGGCTCGGCAGGCCGGGTATCATCGCCCACGGCGTCGCGCTGAAGCCCGGCAAGCCGTTGTGTCTCGCGGTCTGCGACGGCAAGCCTGTGATCATTCTGCCGGGATTTCCGACCTCGGCGATGTTTACCTTTCACGACATGATCGTGCCGGTGCTGCGGCGGATGGCGGGCCTGCCGCCGCGTTCAGATGCCAAGGTCAGCGCCAAAATCCCGGTGCGGATCGCCTCCGAACTCGGTCGGACCGAATTCGTCATGGTGTCGCTGGTCGAGGGTGCAGACGGGCTGATCGCCTATCCCACCGGCAAGGGCTCCGGCGCCATCACGTCGTTTGCGCAAGCCGACGGTTTCCTGCGCATCGATGCGCTGGCCGAGCAGTTGCCGGCCGGCACGCAGGCCGAGGTGACGCTGTTTACGCCGCATGTGCGGGTGCCTGATCTGGTGATTGTCGGCAGCCATTGCACCGGGCTCGATCTGGTCACGGCGCCGCTGGCGCGCGCCGGGCTCATCGTGCGTTCGATCGCGGTCGGCAGTCTTGGTGGCCTCGCGGCGGCCAAGCGCGGCGAATGCGATTTCGCGCCGATCCATCTGTTCGACGAGAAGACCGAGACCTACAACACGCCCTATCTGGCCGAAGGGCTGGAGCTTGTGCCGGGCTGGCGGCGGATGCAGGGCATCGTGTTCAGAAAGGGCGATCGGCGCTTCGAAAGCTTGAGTGCCGAGCACGCAGTGCGCGCCGCGCTCGCCGATCCCGCCTGCATCATGGTCAACCGCAACCAGGGCGCCGGCACGCGAATCTTGATCGACCGCCTGCTGGGCGGTGCGACGCCGGACGGTTACTGGAATCAGCCGCGCTCGCATAATGCGGTTGCGGCTGCCGTGGCGCAGCACCGCGCCGACTGGGGCATGACCATTGCGCCGGTGGCGCATGCATCAAACCTGGGTTTCATTCCCTTTGCCGAAGAGCATTATGATTTCGCGCTGGTGAAGGCGCGCAAGCAGCGGCCGGCCATGCAGGCCTTCCTCGACGCGCTGGTGTCGCACGAAGGCCGTGCGGCGCTGGAGCAGGCGGGGTTTCGGCCGGCTTAA
- a CDS encoding molybdopterin-binding protein, producing MTPIQRLPASLTPLDAALNALLDGLGPVPPVALPLDEALRCIAAETPPLAAYPTHDIAAADGFALRARDLVGASSYSPVPLAAAPVWVEAGEAIPGGCDCVLDSDSVDVSGLVAQVVAEAIPGQGVRRAGGDIAAGSNVVGSGRRVVACDLLIARAAGITRLKVRRPRVRIVNVPGGTVTADWTAESARTAGADIVSLTAAARDAASIAVAIDTGACDLLLIVGGSGVGRTDATVTALAEGGKVLAHGIALQPGRTAAVGRIDNTPVVVLPGAPDQAFAAWWTLAMPVLDRLSGRRPRKTLNLPLARKIASLVGIAEIALLERREGAWVTLAAGELSLDAIARAEAWLVVPDGSEGFAAGADVDAYILRE from the coding sequence ATGACCCCGATCCAGCGCCTGCCGGCTTCGCTGACCCCGCTCGATGCGGCGCTGAATGCGTTGCTGGACGGGCTGGGACCGGTCCCGCCGGTCGCGCTTCCGCTGGATGAAGCGCTGCGCTGCATTGCGGCCGAAACGCCGCCGCTCGCCGCGTACCCGACGCACGACATCGCGGCCGCCGACGGCTTTGCGCTGCGCGCCCGCGATCTCGTCGGCGCGTCCTCCTATTCGCCTGTGCCATTGGCCGCGGCGCCGGTCTGGGTCGAGGCCGGCGAGGCGATCCCCGGCGGCTGTGACTGCGTGCTGGATTCCGATTCCGTGGATGTCTCGGGCCTTGTTGCGCAGGTTGTGGCGGAAGCCATTCCGGGGCAGGGGGTGCGTCGCGCCGGCGGCGATATTGCCGCGGGAAGCAATGTCGTCGGGTCCGGGCGGCGCGTCGTTGCCTGCGATCTCTTGATCGCGCGTGCTGCGGGGATCACGCGGCTGAAGGTGCGGCGTCCGCGCGTCCGTATCGTCAATGTGCCCGGCGGCACGGTGACGGCCGATTGGACCGCGGAGAGTGCGCGGACCGCGGGCGCTGACATTGTTTCGCTCACGGCAGCGGCGCGCGATGCCGCATCGATCGCTGTCGCCATCGACACCGGCGCCTGCGACCTGCTGCTGATCGTCGGCGGCTCCGGCGTCGGTCGCACCGACGCGACCGTGACGGCGTTGGCCGAAGGCGGCAAGGTGCTCGCGCATGGCATTGCGCTGCAGCCCGGCCGCACCGCGGCGGTCGGCCGCATCGATAACACGCCCGTGGTCGTGCTGCCGGGCGCGCCGGATCAGGCGTTCGCGGCGTGGTGGACGCTGGCGATGCCCGTGCTCGATCGTCTGTCGGGCCGCCGGCCGCGCAAGACGCTGAATTTGCCGCTGGCGCGCAAGATCGCATCGCTCGTCGGCATCGCCGAGATCGCGCTGCTGGAACGAAGGGAGGGCGCCTGGGTCACGCTGGCGGCCGGTGAATTGTCGCTCGATGCGATCGCCCGGGCTGAAGCCTGGCTCGTCGTGCCTGATGGCTCGGAGGGGTTTGCTGCGGGCGCTGATGTCGATGCCTATATCTTGCGGGAGTGA
- a CDS encoding ABC transporter substrate-binding protein — MFAGNHSRNLSRLGALAVAMLASTAAFAQVSDDLVKIGVLTDMNGPASTPTGQGSVTAAQMAVDDFGGKVLGKPISVIVGDHQLKPDIGGAIARRWYDIDQVDLIVDVPVSAVGLAVQNVANEKKKLFITHSTGTADFHGKFCSPYAMQWVFDTRALAVGTAQAVVKRGGDSWFFITDDYAFGHSLERDASTVITANGGKVLGSVKPPLATPDLSSFVLQAQASKAKIIGIAAGPPNNMNEIKTGSEFGVFKGGQQMAALLALITDIHSLGLPAAQGLLLTTSFYWDMDDKTREWSKRYFAKMNRMPTMWQAGVYSSVTSYLNAVKDAGTDEPLKVAAKMREKPIEDFFSRNGKLREDNLMVHDLMLVQVKTPEESKYPWDYYKILAKISGEEAFGPIDPACAMAKK; from the coding sequence ATGTTCGCGGGGAACCACTCCAGGAATCTATCAAGGCTTGGTGCGCTTGCGGTCGCGATGCTGGCATCGACGGCCGCCTTCGCGCAAGTTTCGGACGATCTGGTCAAGATCGGCGTGCTCACCGACATGAACGGCCCGGCATCGACGCCGACCGGCCAGGGCTCGGTGACAGCAGCGCAAATGGCGGTCGACGATTTCGGCGGCAAGGTTTTGGGCAAGCCTATCAGCGTCATCGTCGGCGACCATCAGTTGAAGCCGGATATCGGCGGCGCCATCGCGCGGCGCTGGTACGATATCGACCAGGTCGACCTGATCGTGGACGTGCCGGTGTCGGCGGTCGGCCTCGCCGTGCAGAACGTCGCCAACGAGAAGAAGAAGCTGTTCATCACCCACTCCACCGGCACCGCGGATTTCCACGGCAAGTTCTGTTCGCCTTACGCGATGCAGTGGGTGTTCGACACCCGCGCGCTCGCGGTCGGCACCGCGCAGGCCGTGGTCAAGCGTGGCGGCGACAGCTGGTTCTTCATCACCGACGATTATGCATTCGGTCATTCGCTCGAGCGCGACGCCTCGACCGTGATCACCGCCAACGGCGGCAAGGTGCTGGGCTCGGTGAAGCCGCCGCTCGCCACGCCCGACCTGTCGTCCTTCGTGCTGCAGGCGCAGGCGTCCAAGGCCAAGATCATCGGCATCGCCGCCGGCCCGCCAAACAACATGAACGAGATCAAGACCGGTTCCGAATTCGGCGTGTTCAAGGGCGGGCAGCAGATGGCCGCGCTGCTGGCGCTGATCACCGACATTCATTCGCTGGGACTGCCGGCTGCGCAAGGCCTGTTGCTGACCACGTCGTTCTACTGGGACATGGACGACAAGACCCGCGAATGGTCGAAGCGCTACTTCGCCAAGATGAACCGGATGCCGACGATGTGGCAGGCCGGCGTCTATTCTTCCGTGACGAGCTATCTCAACGCCGTCAAGGATGCGGGCACCGACGAGCCGCTCAAGGTGGCGGCCAAGATGCGCGAAAAGCCGATCGAGGATTTCTTTTCCCGCAACGGCAAGCTGCGCGAGGACAACCTGATGGTCCATGACCTGATGCTGGTTCAGGTCAAGACGCCGGAAGAGTCCAAATATCCGTGGGACTACTACAAGATCCTCGCCAAGATCTCCGGCGAGGAAGCATTCGGCCCGATCGATCCGGCCTGCGCGATGGCGAAGAAATGA
- a CDS encoding TAXI family TRAP transporter solute-binding subunit has translation MKLAHIVCAGVLLLASGAAAQDGGKTGSMTTKTTISLGTATPGGGFPLYGNAFAEVMNAADPSMSIEPRNTKGSNENIPLLESNQLDMGLVAGEPSYEAFMGIGRPATKLKILTAMYSSPGMFVVRADSPYKTIRDLVGQPVAFGAKGSGLPILSRYMLDGIGLKQDEDFKSIYLDRAGDGPAMVQDGRAAALWGAGIGWPGFDAMAKAPGGARFIVPDAGEIARIRAKHTYLKPLTIPANSYPNQTAAIDSLGSWSFILARESLPDDVAYRLAKTLHGIEAAFCKKLSQACETTAANTVAAAPNVGLIHPGVMKYFKEIGVVK, from the coding sequence ATGAAACTCGCTCATATTGTCTGCGCTGGCGTTCTTCTGCTGGCCAGTGGCGCCGCGGCGCAAGACGGAGGCAAGACCGGTTCGATGACCACCAAGACCACGATCAGCTTGGGCACTGCGACTCCCGGCGGCGGTTTCCCGCTCTATGGCAACGCCTTTGCCGAAGTCATGAATGCCGCCGATCCATCAATGTCGATCGAGCCGCGCAACACCAAGGGCTCCAACGAGAACATTCCGCTGCTCGAATCAAACCAGCTCGATATGGGTCTGGTGGCGGGCGAGCCGTCCTATGAAGCCTTCATGGGCATCGGGCGGCCGGCCACCAAATTGAAAATTCTCACCGCGATGTATTCCAGCCCCGGCATGTTCGTGGTGCGCGCCGACAGCCCCTACAAGACCATTCGTGATCTCGTCGGTCAGCCGGTCGCGTTCGGCGCCAAGGGTTCGGGCCTGCCGATCCTGTCGCGCTACATGCTCGACGGCATCGGGCTGAAGCAGGATGAGGATTTCAAGTCGATCTATCTCGACCGCGCCGGCGATGGCCCGGCGATGGTGCAGGACGGCCGCGCCGCGGCGCTATGGGGCGCCGGCATCGGCTGGCCTGGCTTCGATGCGATGGCGAAAGCGCCCGGCGGCGCGCGGTTCATCGTGCCGGATGCCGGCGAGATCGCGCGCATCCGCGCCAAGCACACCTATCTCAAGCCGTTGACGATTCCTGCGAACAGCTACCCGAACCAAACCGCTGCGATCGATTCCCTCGGTTCGTGGAGCTTCATTCTGGCCCGCGAAAGCCTGCCGGACGATGTCGCCTACCGGCTGGCCAAGACGCTGCACGGGATCGAGGCTGCCTTCTGCAAGAAGCTGTCGCAGGCCTGCGAGACCACCGCGGCGAACACCGTCGCCGCCGCGCCGAATGTCGGGCTGATCCATCCCGGCGTGATGAAATATTTCAAAGAGATCGGGGTGGTGAAGTGA
- a CDS encoding tripartite tricarboxylate transporter substrate binding protein produces the protein MTGSLMIGFLRKALLVCILSLVGSFAAGTAPSAAAGYPDRPVKWLIGFAAGGPVDIVARIMSQWLSDHFGQQFVVENRAGSGGNIAAAAAINSPPDGYTLLFVAPNNAISTSLYKKLPYDFIRDTTPVASIMQLTNMLVVSNATPVKTVQEFIDYCKANPGKISYASSGNGTSVHMSAELFKAMTKCDMVHVPYRGSAIAFPDIISNKVQLIFDNLPSALEQAKGGSVRALGVTSPQRWPSVPDVPAIAETVPGFESVGFYGISAPRDTPPEIVDILNKAIGEALKDPKLVARLAEVGGIPKPMTPAEFGKLVTDETEKWRKVVEFAGVSVD, from the coding sequence ATGACGGGAAGCCTAATGATCGGATTTTTGCGCAAAGCATTGCTGGTTTGCATTTTAAGTCTTGTTGGCAGTTTTGCCGCCGGAACGGCGCCCTCCGCTGCCGCCGGCTATCCCGATCGCCCGGTGAAATGGCTGATCGGTTTCGCGGCCGGCGGCCCGGTCGATATCGTGGCGCGCATCATGAGCCAGTGGCTGTCGGACCATTTTGGCCAGCAATTCGTGGTCGAGAACCGCGCCGGCTCCGGCGGCAATATCGCAGCCGCCGCGGCGATCAACTCGCCGCCCGACGGCTACACGCTGCTGTTCGTCGCCCCCAACAACGCGATCTCGACCTCGCTGTACAAGAAGCTGCCGTACGACTTCATCCGCGACACCACGCCGGTCGCCAGCATCATGCAGCTCACCAACATGCTTGTGGTGTCGAACGCCACGCCGGTGAAGACGGTTCAGGAGTTCATCGATTACTGCAAGGCCAACCCCGGCAAGATCTCCTATGCGTCGTCGGGCAACGGCACCTCGGTGCACATGTCGGCGGAACTGTTCAAGGCGATGACCAAGTGCGACATGGTGCATGTGCCCTATCGGGGATCTGCGATCGCCTTTCCCGACATCATCTCCAACAAGGTGCAGTTGATCTTCGACAACCTGCCCTCGGCGCTGGAACAAGCCAAGGGCGGCTCGGTGCGCGCGCTCGGCGTCACCTCGCCGCAGCGCTGGCCGAGCGTGCCGGACGTACCTGCCATCGCCGAGACCGTGCCCGGATTCGAGTCGGTCGGCTTCTACGGCATCTCGGCGCCCAGGGACACGCCGCCCGAAATCGTCGACATCCTCAACAAGGCGATCGGCGAGGCGCTGAAGGACCCGAAACTGGTGGCCCGGCTCGCCGAGGTCGGCGGCATCCCGAAGCCGATGACCCCGGCTGAATTCGGCAAGCTGGTCACCGACGAGACCGAAAAGTGGCGCAAGGTGGTGGAATTCGCCGGGGTTTCGGTCGATTAA
- the vsr gene encoding DNA mismatch endonuclease Vsr: MADVFSRKQRSEIMSRVKGRGNRLTELRLLDLLSEHGFVGWRRNAAVFGRPDFVFFKTRVAIFVDGCFWHGCPTHGAIPSTNVDFWTAKLDRNKRRDRLVVRELKKRGWIPVRIWQHELRRPELVLRRLDRVLERSPRRSATKR, encoded by the coding sequence ATGGCGGATGTATTTTCCAGGAAGCAGCGTTCGGAGATCATGTCGCGCGTTAAAGGACGCGGCAATCGTCTCACCGAACTTCGTCTGCTGGATCTGCTTAGCGAGCATGGGTTTGTCGGCTGGAGGCGAAACGCCGCGGTCTTCGGCAGACCCGACTTTGTCTTCTTCAAAACGCGGGTCGCGATATTCGTCGACGGGTGTTTTTGGCACGGCTGTCCGACCCACGGCGCAATCCCCTCGACCAACGTGGATTTTTGGACCGCAAAACTTGATCGCAACAAGCGGCGAGATCGCCTTGTCGTGCGGGAGTTGAAGAAGCGGGGCTGGATCCCCGTTCGGATATGGCAGCACGAGCTCCGTCGGCCTGAGCTCGTTTTGCGTCGGTTGGATCGTGTGTTGGAGAGGTCCCCGCGCCGGAGCGCCACGAAGCGCTAA
- a CDS encoding DNA cytosine methyltransferase, whose translation MKKLKAIDLFSGCGGLTLGLKLAGFRVLAAIEIDSLAVDTYKANHRGVRVIQDDIRRVRAKPLRESLKLKPGELDLLAGCPPCQGFSALRTRNGAAQKRDGRNGLIRDMMRFTRAFLPRAIMMENVPGLAEHWSFGKFCRDLRALGYQVEWDVKDAKHYGVPQRRKRLILVAGRGVHISLAKESQTLRTVRNAFANLRRPGKSRDALQNLPENRSAKVLKLIKLIPKNGGSRTDLPRSKQLECHKRIDGFRDIYGRIAWDLPGPTITGGCFNPSKGRFLHPVEDRAITLREAAILQSFPRRYRFPVHASKEAVALMIGNALPPNFIHRHANQIASSLRALD comes from the coding sequence ATGAAGAAGCTTAAGGCAATTGACCTGTTCTCAGGTTGCGGTGGTTTGACTCTCGGTCTGAAGTTGGCAGGCTTTAGGGTCCTTGCCGCTATCGAAATCGATTCATTGGCCGTCGACACTTATAAGGCAAATCATCGCGGCGTCCGCGTCATTCAAGACGATATTCGTCGCGTCAGGGCAAAGCCTCTGCGCGAGAGCCTGAAACTCAAGCCGGGCGAATTGGATTTGCTCGCGGGTTGTCCACCTTGCCAAGGCTTTTCGGCACTGAGGACGCGGAACGGCGCTGCGCAGAAGCGAGACGGCCGAAACGGTCTAATCCGAGACATGATGCGCTTTACTCGCGCATTTCTGCCGAGGGCGATCATGATGGAGAACGTTCCAGGGCTTGCGGAACATTGGTCCTTCGGAAAGTTCTGCCGAGACCTGCGCGCGCTCGGTTATCAGGTCGAATGGGATGTGAAGGATGCCAAACATTATGGCGTTCCTCAGCGGCGCAAGCGGCTGATCCTAGTAGCCGGCCGCGGTGTGCACATTTCCTTGGCCAAGGAATCTCAAACCCTGCGCACCGTACGGAACGCCTTTGCGAATCTTCGGCGACCCGGAAAAAGCCGAGATGCGCTTCAGAATTTGCCTGAGAACCGAAGTGCGAAGGTACTCAAGCTCATCAAGTTGATTCCGAAGAATGGCGGAAGCCGAACAGATCTGCCTAGATCCAAGCAATTGGAATGTCATAAGCGTATCGATGGGTTCAGAGATATCTACGGACGCATCGCTTGGGATCTGCCCGGGCCGACTATAACGGGAGGCTGTTTCAACCCGTCAAAGGGACGGTTCCTACACCCCGTCGAGGATCGCGCCATTACCCTCCGCGAGGCGGCGATCTTGCAAAGCTTCCCGCGGCGGTATCGATTCCCCGTGCACGCAAGCAAGGAAGCCGTTGCGCTGATGATTGGCAATGCTCTCCCTCCTAACTTCATCCATCGTCATGCCAATCAGATTGCAAGCTCGCTAAGGGCTCTCGACTAG